A section of the Bradyrhizobium oligotrophicum S58 genome encodes:
- a CDS encoding prohibitin family protein: MKHVSMPDLHMGGGKQLRSRIRTVLLVMLAILSFLVLYSWWHIFIVIPPGYAGVRYSLFFGGTSDNVVYGEGLHLQWPWNSVRIYDVRLLSRSYKVEALSQGGLTISVDVTVFARPMPGMLTELNRQLGPDYLEKIIEPAISGGVRDVVGKITGDQLYLLSNQELESRVLKEAVSEFPIDLVHLAKVIIRRVELPQQINEAIDHKLAEEQRAQAYTYILQSVEGEAARRRIEAAGIRDFQTIVGSSLTPALLTWHGIEATLQLAKSSNAKVVIVGNSSKDLPLILGSDLFKTSEALSGEKSEATSAAAQAKPVEPAQAAAPSQPAAPVRPAASPPPSPPQPPPPPAPPQPVSPLQPASPAQPAAPPPPTSQTLLFPLTQPPAAPGRQPGGARTQAGRGQPPSPWNAPPRPTVLPPVPFGLPILRDPLGADQGR; encoded by the coding sequence ATGAAACACGTCTCGATGCCGGATCTGCACATGGGCGGTGGTAAGCAGCTGCGCTCCAGGATCAGGACGGTCCTGCTGGTGATGCTCGCCATCCTGAGCTTTCTGGTTCTTTATTCCTGGTGGCACATCTTCATCGTCATTCCGCCCGGCTACGCCGGCGTCAGATATTCGCTGTTTTTCGGGGGGACCAGCGACAACGTCGTCTATGGCGAGGGCCTGCATCTGCAATGGCCGTGGAATTCGGTCCGCATCTACGACGTCAGGCTGCTTTCGCGCAGCTACAAGGTCGAGGCGCTCAGCCAGGGCGGATTGACGATCTCGGTCGATGTGACCGTGTTCGCCAGGCCGATGCCGGGCATGCTCACGGAGCTCAATCGCCAGCTTGGTCCCGATTATCTGGAGAAAATCATCGAACCGGCGATCAGTGGCGGCGTGCGCGACGTCGTCGGCAAGATCACCGGCGATCAGCTGTACCTGCTCTCCAACCAGGAGCTGGAAAGTCGGGTTCTGAAAGAGGCCGTCAGCGAGTTTCCCATCGATCTCGTGCATCTCGCCAAGGTGATCATTCGGCGTGTCGAGTTGCCGCAGCAGATCAACGAGGCGATCGACCACAAGCTCGCGGAGGAGCAACGCGCTCAGGCCTATACATATATCCTGCAATCCGTAGAGGGTGAGGCTGCGCGCAGGCGCATCGAAGCAGCAGGCATTCGCGACTTCCAGACGATCGTCGGCTCTAGCCTGACGCCGGCTCTGCTGACGTGGCACGGTATCGAGGCGACGCTGCAACTCGCCAAATCGAGCAACGCAAAGGTCGTCATCGTCGGTAACTCATCGAAGGATCTGCCGCTCATTCTCGGCAGCGATCTGTTCAAGACCAGCGAGGCGCTGTCCGGCGAGAAGTCGGAGGCGACGAGCGCGGCCGCGCAAGCGAAGCCGGTCGAGCCAGCGCAGGCAGCCGCGCCATCGCAGCCTGCTGCACCTGTGCGGCCCGCGGCGTCGCCGCCGCCCTCGCCGCCGCAGCCGCCTCCGCCGCCGGCGCCTCCGCAGCCGGTCTCGCCGTTGCAACCGGCATCGCCAGCACAGCCCGCGGCGCCTCCGCCGCCGACGTCGCAGACGCTGCTGTTTCCGCTGACACAGCCGCCAGCCGCTCCTGGGCGTCAGCCGGGCGGCGCGCGAACGCAGGCCGGCCGTGGGCAACCGCCGTCGCCCTGGAACGCGCCGCCGCGTCCGACGGTGCTGCCACCGGTCCCGTTTGGACTGCCCATTCTCCGAGACCCGCTAGGGGCTGATCAGGGTCGATAG
- a CDS encoding DsbA family protein, with translation MTMKTLVASIATLLLLTAAILPIQARAEDDDGDILSEARILHDPAIPAVGNADGDITIVEYFDYQCPYCRKISPELAKVVRDDGHVRLVFKDWPIFGGTSIYAARLTLAAKYQDKFAEAHEVLISLNEKLSEAKVDAALSGAGIDLARAKADLEAKRAEIDAILARNHEQATGLGFQGTPAFIIGHFRVPGAPNAQAFKQAIADARKAASK, from the coding sequence ATGACCATGAAGACTTTAGTCGCATCGATCGCGACGCTGCTGCTGCTGACAGCGGCCATCCTGCCGATCCAGGCCCGCGCCGAAGACGATGACGGCGACATTCTGAGCGAAGCGCGCATCCTGCACGATCCGGCCATCCCCGCCGTCGGCAACGCCGATGGCGACATCACGATCGTTGAATATTTCGACTATCAATGTCCGTATTGCCGCAAGATCAGCCCGGAGCTCGCCAAGGTCGTTCGCGACGACGGTCACGTCCGGCTCGTTTTCAAGGACTGGCCGATCTTCGGCGGCACCTCGATCTACGCCGCGCGCCTCACGCTGGCGGCGAAATATCAGGACAAGTTCGCCGAGGCCCATGAGGTGCTGATCTCGCTGAATGAGAAGCTGTCGGAGGCCAAGGTCGATGCTGCGCTCTCCGGCGCGGGAATCGATCTTGCCCGCGCCAAGGCCGACCTTGAGGCCAAGCGCGCCGAGATCGACGCCATCCTCGCACGCAACCATGAGCAGGCGACGGGCCTTGGCTTCCAAGGCACGCCGGCGTTCATCATCGGCCATTTCCGCGTGCCCGGCGCCCCCAACGCCCAGGCCTTCAAGCAGGCGATCGCCGATGCACGGAAAGCGGCAAGCAAGTGA
- a CDS encoding protein-disulfide reductase DsbD family protein, producing the protein MSIRHLGLLGLLGALHLATTAALAGNLRPEPNADTRLLVGDVTRADGGTATAWAGLDVRLGAGWHTYWRSAGDAGAPPEFDWTGSRNVADVTVEWPAPRRFSEQDIDTFGYDEHVLFPLRVRLQDGTAPAHLTLKAVLFVCSVICTQQEAHLEADIPATTRLPNDQALIDEWRQSVPRETSPGLSITGLRIDRQPKPQLRLEVQATPPLRAPDVFLDGNDAVTGGRAQVSTISDDNVRIIVPVQGLDKTGPKPRLRVTLVDGDRSIEASLPVDAGETAPAASAERGDATPRPAAASIWAILGVALLGGFILNFMPCVFPVLSLKLVSLVDHGSGHLSSPRRAFLATAAGIVASFLTLAVILSALKATGAEVGWGLQFQQPAFLIAMIIVLAAFGANLLGLFEINLPWWIAGRLGNAASHRTTAGHAVNGFVMTLLATPCSAPFVGTAVAFALSQAAPQILLVFTALGLGMAAPYLCLAAAPRLAALFPRPGRWMLKLRAVAAIAMAATALWLLIVLADISGPAIATSLAAALLAPALIMAAFRFPLRRTIAGAGVAVTIGLAPMAATYLVQPESVGRPAPIAWQPLVPADIAARVRAGHTVFVDIGASWCVTCKVNEKLVLDSTAVRSRLTSGVVAVKADWTSPSDAIASYLRSFGRYGLPFNAVFGPGAPAGIVLPELLTSQTVIDAIDTASTIPQAKDKT; encoded by the coding sequence ATGTCCATCCGTCATCTTGGCTTGCTCGGCCTGCTGGGCGCGCTCCATCTTGCAACGACCGCCGCCCTGGCCGGCAATCTGCGGCCCGAGCCGAACGCCGACACGCGCCTGCTCGTCGGCGACGTCACGCGCGCAGACGGCGGCACGGCCACGGCATGGGCCGGGCTGGACGTCAGGCTTGGCGCAGGCTGGCATACTTATTGGCGCTCGGCCGGCGACGCCGGCGCACCGCCCGAATTCGACTGGACCGGCTCGCGCAATGTCGCCGACGTCACCGTCGAATGGCCGGCGCCGCGCCGCTTCAGCGAGCAGGACATCGATACGTTCGGCTATGACGAACACGTGCTGTTTCCGTTGCGGGTGCGGCTCCAGGACGGAACGGCGCCCGCGCATCTCACGCTGAAGGCCGTCCTGTTCGTGTGCTCGGTCATCTGCACGCAGCAGGAGGCTCATCTCGAGGCCGACATTCCGGCGACCACACGCCTGCCGAATGATCAGGCGCTGATCGACGAATGGCGACAGAGCGTCCCGCGCGAGACCTCGCCCGGTCTTTCCATCACCGGACTGCGCATCGATCGCCAACCCAAGCCGCAGCTGCGGCTCGAGGTGCAGGCCACGCCACCGCTGCGCGCGCCGGACGTCTTCCTCGACGGCAACGACGCCGTAACCGGCGGCCGTGCGCAGGTGAGCACGATATCGGATGACAACGTACGGATCATCGTGCCGGTACAAGGCCTCGACAAGACCGGTCCGAAACCACGGCTGCGGGTCACGCTGGTCGATGGCGACCGATCGATCGAAGCCTCGCTTCCGGTGGATGCAGGTGAAACCGCTCCCGCTGCCTCGGCCGAACGAGGCGACGCAACGCCGCGTCCCGCGGCGGCATCGATCTGGGCCATCCTGGGCGTGGCGCTGCTCGGCGGCTTCATCCTCAACTTCATGCCGTGCGTATTTCCGGTGCTGTCGCTGAAGCTCGTTTCGCTGGTCGATCACGGTTCAGGGCACTTGAGCTCGCCACGCCGGGCATTTTTGGCGACGGCCGCCGGCATCGTCGCCTCTTTCCTGACCCTCGCTGTCATTCTCTCGGCGCTCAAGGCAACGGGCGCCGAAGTCGGCTGGGGCCTGCAGTTTCAGCAGCCCGCTTTCCTCATCGCGATGATCATCGTGCTCGCTGCGTTCGGCGCAAACCTGCTCGGTCTGTTCGAAATCAATCTGCCGTGGTGGATCGCCGGCCGTCTCGGCAACGCCGCGAGCCACAGGACGACGGCGGGTCATGCCGTCAACGGCTTCGTCATGACGCTGCTGGCGACGCCATGCTCGGCGCCGTTCGTCGGCACCGCCGTCGCTTTCGCGCTGTCGCAGGCTGCGCCGCAGATCCTGCTGGTGTTCACCGCGCTCGGGCTCGGAATGGCTGCGCCATATCTTTGTCTGGCAGCCGCGCCACGCCTTGCCGCGCTGTTCCCGCGGCCCGGCCGCTGGATGCTGAAGCTGCGAGCCGTTGCAGCGATCGCGATGGCTGCAACGGCGCTGTGGCTGCTGATCGTGCTCGCGGACATCAGTGGGCCAGCGATCGCGACCAGCCTCGCCGCCGCGCTGCTCGCGCCCGCGCTGATCATGGCGGCGTTTCGCTTCCCGTTGCGGCGAACGATCGCCGGAGCTGGCGTCGCCGTCACGATCGGATTGGCGCCGATGGCCGCGACTTATCTCGTGCAACCGGAAAGCGTAGGCCGACCGGCCCCGATCGCCTGGCAGCCGCTGGTGCCCGCCGACATCGCGGCGCGGGTGCGCGCCGGCCACACCGTGTTCGTCGACATCGGCGCCAGTTGGTGTGTCACCTGCAAGGTCAACGAGAAGCTCGTGCTCGACAGCACCGCCGTGCGTAGTCGTCTCACGTCGGGGGTCGTTGCCGTCAAGGCGGACTGGACCTCCCCCAGCGACGCGATCGCGAGCTATCTCCGGTCCTTTGGCCGCTACGGCCTGCCGTTCAACGCCGTGTTCGGCCCGGGAGCTCCGGCCGGCATCGTGCTTCCCGAACTGCTGACCTCGCAGACCGTGATCGACGCCATCGATACCGCATCCACCATCCCGCAAGCGAAGGACAAGACATGA
- a CDS encoding MBL fold metallo-hydrolase: MSYPIDLRVQPKVAGFFDPDTSTISYVVKDPSSPSCAIVDPVLDIDYAAGRIGTRSADVLIDYVRMNGLQPEWLIETHAHADHLSAAPYIQDKLGGKIGIGEHILIVQETFGKVFNEGTEFRRDGSQFDRLFKDGDTYNVGQMTAVVMHTPGHTPACATHVMGDAAFVGDTLFMPDGGTARADFPGGDARTLYQSIRKILETLPRETRLFMCHDYGPDGRAVRWETTVGEERLHNIHVRDGMTEDEFVALRETRDRTLGMPRLIIPSLQVNIRAGHLPPADATGKTFLKVPINVL, from the coding sequence ATGTCCTATCCGATCGACCTCCGCGTGCAGCCGAAGGTCGCAGGCTTCTTCGATCCGGACACCAGCACGATCAGCTACGTGGTGAAGGACCCGTCATCGCCGTCCTGCGCCATCGTCGACCCCGTTCTCGACATCGACTACGCAGCCGGCCGCATCGGCACCCGTTCCGCCGACGTGCTGATCGACTATGTGAGGATGAACGGCCTGCAGCCGGAATGGCTGATCGAGACGCATGCGCATGCCGATCATCTCTCGGCCGCGCCCTATATCCAGGACAAGCTCGGGGGCAAGATCGGCATCGGCGAACATATCCTCATCGTGCAGGAGACGTTCGGCAAGGTGTTCAACGAGGGCACGGAGTTTCGCCGCGACGGCAGCCAGTTCGACCGGCTGTTCAAGGACGGCGATACCTACAATGTGGGGCAGATGACCGCCGTCGTGATGCACACGCCCGGTCACACGCCGGCCTGCGCGACACATGTCATGGGCGATGCGGCTTTCGTCGGCGACACCTTGTTCATGCCCGATGGCGGCACGGCACGGGCCGACTTTCCCGGCGGCGATGCCCGCACGCTCTACCAATCGATCCGCAAGATCCTCGAAACGCTGCCGCGCGAGACCCGCCTGTTCATGTGCCACGACTACGGCCCGGACGGCCGCGCCGTGCGCTGGGAAACGACCGTCGGCGAGGAACGGCTGCACAACATTCATGTCCGAGACGGCATGACCGAGGATGAGTTCGTCGCGCTCCGCGAGACCCGCGACAGGACGCTCGGGATGCCGCGCCTGATCATTCCCTCGCTGCAGGTCAATATCCGCGCCGGCCATCTTCCTCCTGCGGACGCGACCGGCAAGACCTTCCTGAAGGTGCCGATCAACGTGCTCTGA
- a CDS encoding YgaP family membrane protein, whose amino-acid sequence MTQNIGRIDRLLRIVVGLAVLSLTVIGPQTMWGLLGLIPLGTALVGWCPPYAMLGINTCGTKSNPTS is encoded by the coding sequence ATGACACAGAATATTGGCAGGATCGACCGGCTGCTCAGGATCGTCGTCGGACTGGCAGTCCTCAGCCTCACCGTCATCGGACCGCAGACGATGTGGGGCCTTCTTGGCCTGATCCCGCTCGGCACCGCGCTGGTCGGCTGGTGCCCGCCCTACGCGATGCTCGGCATCAACACCTGCGGAACGAAGTCCAATCCGACATCTTAG